The genomic segment ATGTCTCCGTCGATATGACCGTTGGCGCGGTCGGCGATGCAACCGCCCAGCAAACAGCAGCTGGCGGCTACTTCTACTTCGGCGGCAGCCCTCTGCAGCTCTCACCGGACGGTGCCATGCTGTACGCCATCGGTGTGTCAGCAACCAACGGCGTGAACGAAACACGTGGGGTACTGGTCATCGACACGCGCACCTGGCAGGTCGTTGATCGCTGGCTGATGGATACTCATCCGTGGCAGATGATCGTCGGTGGCGACGGGCATTACCTCTACGTGCAGACGGTTAGCTGGGGTGCCGATGGTCGCAACGAGTTCCGCATTGTCGATACGACGACCGGCCAGGACGATTTCACGGTCGATCTGCCTTCCGGCACGATCTGGTCACTCGCGGGGCTGTATCAGGACACCTGGGGGCGCGCACCGGCGATCGAAGGGGTCGATCCGAAGACAATACGGGAGTCGGCCTCGGGTAAAGTGGTGCCGTTCGCCAGGCTCGATATCGCCGTCAGCAAGGCGAATGTCATTTCCGGTGATCCGGTCACGGTCGAGGTGCGCTTCCTCGATCCGAAGTCTGGCGAGGTCGTGCGAGACGGGCAGGATGGCGTGCGCTTCGCGCCGCCCGACCACGTCCAGGCGACGTTCAGTCGCGGAGCTGACCGCTCGAAGGACATGACGATCGTCCTGGCGCAGGCGGAGTACGGCGTCTATCGCGGCGCGGCGCGGCTTCCCGGCGTAGGCGGCTGGTCGCTGACGGTGACGGCACGGACCTCCGGCGAGCCGCTGCGGCGCATCAACCAGCCGAGTGCCGTCGTCGTGCAACCGGCGGCCATCGGCAGCGACGGCAACCGCTACGCTCTCCACATCACGACCGACCCGCAGACGCCAGTGCGCGACGAAGAGTTCACCCTGTACGCGGAGTTCGTTGACGTGCACACCGGCGCACCGATTCCGGCTGGCGTCACGCTGCCGAACGGCGCGCCAGACACGATCGCCATCAGCCTGTTGCCGGCCAACGGCAGCGGTGTGACGACGACGAAGCTTCTGCCGGATGGCGACGGCACCTATAGCGGGACAGCGACGGTCTGGCTCGCTGACGTCTGGCAGATCAACGCCAATTACGACGGTGATGGCTCCGATGGCTCGGTGCCGGTTGTATCGATCAAAGTGGGTGCGCCATGAGACGGGTAGGTGAGGGAGCCAGTATGCGCAGATTCATCTATGTGGTTGTCGCGACGCTGCTGCTGACAGCCTGCGCCGGTGGCAGCGACGCGACCTCGACGCCGGAGCCGGTGAGTGAGGCGACGGCCGCGCCGACCGCCACCGCCACGACCGCACCCAGCCCGACCGCGACTGCGACGCAGGCTGCGACACCGACCGCGACCGCCTCGCCGACGGTCGGCCCTCCAACAGCGACCGCCGGACCGACTGCCACTCCGGCACCGCCGCTGACCGAGCTGCAGTGCGGCGCTGAGATCGCCACAAGTGTCACGCTGGCCAACGACATGGCCTGCGATCCGATCGCGATCGTCGTGACCGGCGACAACCTCGTGCTCGATCTGGGCGGGCGGACGATCACCGGGCCCGGGCCGGGTAGCCGCACCTGGCCGATGCCGCGGTTCGACATCGCCGGGGTGATCGTGCGCGGCAGCGGCGTCACCGTCCGTAACGGCACTGTCTCTTCGAGCGGCATCGGCGTGCTGGTCGATGGCGGTAGCGCGGCGCGGATCGAGCAGGTCCAGACGCTCGGCAACTACTACGGTATCTATCTGTACGAGGGTGGCGGCAGCACGATCGATGGCAATGTCGTGCGCGACAACGTCTACGGCCTGCATTTGCAGCAGACGACCGGCAACACGCTGACGAACAACAACCTGTCGAAGCAAACGCACCACTCTCCGGGCGGGTACGGGCTGTATCTCTACAGCTCGTCGGGCAATCGGATCGAGGGCAACACGATTCAGGAGAACCTCAACTGGGGGCTGTGGTTCTCCGACTCGAACGACAACGTGATCGTCCGTAACAACATCATCGGCAACGACCCGCAGGTTAGCGACGACTCAGGCGGCAACATCTACTTCGATGAGGCGACCCGCGAGGGCAACTTCTGGTCCGACTACGCCGGGGCGGACAGCAACGGCGACGGCATCGGCGAGGATCCCTACACGATCGGCGGCCCCGGACGGCTCACCGATCCGTACCCGTTCATGGCGCAGGATGGCTGGCAGGGCCGCACGACCGCGACGCTCGGCGTGACAGAAGCCGCGCCGCCGTCGGAGAGTCCGCCGCGCGCCTACGTCCAGTTGGAGAACGGCGACATTGCGGCGATTGATTCGGCGAGCGGCACGCTGATCGGCTCGTGGTCAGTTGGGGCTGCGCCGCCGAGCATGGCGACAAGCTTCGACGGCACGCGCCTCTACGCCATCGGCGGCGATGGCGAGGCTGCCAACGTGCTGGCGATCGACACCAGCAGCGGTCAGGTCGTCGAGCGCTGGGAGATCCCCGGCGCGCAGGTGGTCGCGGCGATGTACGACGGTGCACGGGTGCTGGCCTCCTCGCAGCAGGGGCTAACCGAGATCGTGCTGGAGACCGGCGAGCTTCGCCCGCAGCATGACGGCGCAGACGCGATCGCCATCACGCCGAGCTGGAAGCACAACCTGGCCACCGTCACCGCCGCAGATGGTGAGGTCAGCGTCGTCTACCTGCCGAATCAGCACGCGCCGTACTCGTTCGCGCTTTCGGGCGCGCCGGTGCAGGTCGTCGACAACCGACCGGGCACGCGCCTCTTCGCGCTGGTCGATGGCGAGGCGGATGTGCTGGTCGTCGATACCGAGCAGTTCGCCATCACCGACCGCATCCCGCTCGGCGACATCGATCCGGCACACGCCCGTATGGCCCCGTCGCCGGACGGCACGCTGCTCTACGTCCTCGACACGGAACATGGCCGCGTCGTCGCCATCGATCTCGGAACGAAGAAGATCGTGGCGGATGCCGAGATTGATGCTGGGCTGGGCGTCGATATCTCGATCAGCGCCGATGGCGACTGGATCGCAGTCGCGGTCGCCGATGGCGGCAGCAGCCGGGTGGCTATCTACGACCACTCGCTGGCGCTGTATCACGCCGTCATGCTCGGGCGGGTGCCGGTCGCAATCGTGTCGCCGCGATAGGGACGGTGGCTGACGGTGTGACACCTACTGAGGTGGACGTGTGTCTGGCCGGGCGTATGCAATACGCACTTACATGATTGATATGCGCAACACCAACGGCCTTTTGTAGACAGACGGAATACCAGCAGAGGGCATGCGGTAATGTAGGGGCGTATTGCATACGCCCGTTTGGCCCCCAACCCATTCCGATCAGTAGACACGGCGTCCGGCTGCCATGTTGAACAGGCGTGTGTCTGGCCGGGCGAATGCAATGCGTCCTACACGGATAACGTGATCTTCGCCAGA from the Thermomicrobiales bacterium genome contains:
- a CDS encoding FixH family protein, with protein sequence MSTIDLHDDTSSPISDRLRRRTPSLPRRLWLVVALAGLLAIAGLIVYFTTDIGRARPTQPAAIVPDLLLSQSWDANSGEMSSVHAFWPKDQTVSALPGVQLQANPIVSPDGRQVVISGWLVTDDTVSTVLYAFDSSTMAEQWHADLLSEPVDPDSNRTVSKVAISSDRVYVASHRWQSSDPIELTVLDRATGAQVARVDLTVADPAANQPSVYINRAGTELYLLFGLWNGPPDAPTPGGTGYVRFALPDLQELDRRMPLSTSPLAATGWGGLLGTDTPVLYSTISGGETVRPRVRFLDLAAGQELPSLTIPFTNPSGLFQQGISPDGTRLYVFDPVAEELAVVDAATRTIEQHVSVDMTVGAVGDATAQQTAAGGYFYFGGSPLQLSPDGAMLYAIGVSATNGVNETRGVLVIDTRTWQVVDRWLMDTHPWQMIVGGDGHYLYVQTVSWGADGRNEFRIVDTTTGQDDFTVDLPSGTIWSLAGLYQDTWGRAPAIEGVDPKTIRESASGKVVPFARLDIAVSKANVISGDPVTVEVRFLDPKSGEVVRDGQDGVRFAPPDHVQATFSRGADRSKDMTIVLAQAEYGVYRGAARLPGVGGWSLTVTARTSGEPLRRINQPSAVVVQPAAIGSDGNRYALHITTDPQTPVRDEEFTLYAEFVDVHTGAPIPAGVTLPNGAPDTIAISLLPANGSGVTTTKLLPDGDGTYSGTATVWLADVWQINANYDGDGSDGSVPVVSIKVGAP
- a CDS encoding right-handed parallel beta-helix repeat-containing protein, whose protein sequence is MRRFIYVVVATLLLTACAGGSDATSTPEPVSEATAAPTATATTAPSPTATATQAATPTATASPTVGPPTATAGPTATPAPPLTELQCGAEIATSVTLANDMACDPIAIVVTGDNLVLDLGGRTITGPGPGSRTWPMPRFDIAGVIVRGSGVTVRNGTVSSSGIGVLVDGGSAARIEQVQTLGNYYGIYLYEGGGSTIDGNVVRDNVYGLHLQQTTGNTLTNNNLSKQTHHSPGGYGLYLYSSSGNRIEGNTIQENLNWGLWFSDSNDNVIVRNNIIGNDPQVSDDSGGNIYFDEATREGNFWSDYAGADSNGDGIGEDPYTIGGPGRLTDPYPFMAQDGWQGRTTATLGVTEAAPPSESPPRAYVQLENGDIAAIDSASGTLIGSWSVGAAPPSMATSFDGTRLYAIGGDGEAANVLAIDTSSGQVVERWEIPGAQVVAAMYDGARVLASSQQGLTEIVLETGELRPQHDGADAIAITPSWKHNLATVTAADGEVSVVYLPNQHAPYSFALSGAPVQVVDNRPGTRLFALVDGEADVLVVDTEQFAITDRIPLGDIDPAHARMAPSPDGTLLYVLDTEHGRVVAIDLGTKKIVADAEIDAGLGVDISISADGDWIAVAVADGGSSRVAIYDHSLALYHAVMLGRVPVAIVSPR